The following are encoded together in the Campylobacter devanensis genome:
- a CDS encoding type IV pilus twitching motility protein PilT produces the protein MAIRSLLDLVIDKKASDLHLVARSMPKIRIDGELVSTGNVVLTPNDIEEICLPLIDEEQKAELKKFKELDFSIDLGNSRFRVNYYYTMNGELSAAFRTIPLEIPTLDDICAPDILFDLAKKQKGLILITGATGSGKSTTLAAILNEINYSQNKHIITIEDPVEFIHTSKNSLFSHRNVGSDTSSFSRALKYALREDPDVILVGEMRDKETMAMTIEAAQTGHLVFATLHTNSAVSSINRIIDSFATSDQAYIKSSLASSLIAVISQNLLPKIGGGRVALFEIMLNNIAISNLIREGKIHQILSQMQLGSSQSGMRIMASEIQKALNENIITKDIAMQFNATNLN, from the coding sequence ATGGCTATAAGATCTTTGCTTGATTTGGTAATAGATAAGAAAGCTAGTGATTTACACTTAGTAGCTAGAAGTATGCCAAAGATTAGAATTGATGGAGAGCTAGTTTCTACAGGAAATGTAGTTCTAACACCAAATGATATAGAAGAAATTTGCCTACCACTTATAGATGAAGAGCAAAAAGCTGAATTAAAAAAATTTAAAGAGCTTGATTTTTCTATTGATCTTGGCAATAGTAGATTTAGAGTAAATTATTATTATACTATGAATGGTGAGCTTTCGGCTGCATTTCGTACTATACCGCTAGAGATACCAACACTTGATGATATTTGTGCACCCGATATATTATTTGATTTAGCTAAGAAACAAAAGGGGCTAATTCTAATAACTGGAGCTACAGGAAGTGGCAAAAGTACTACGCTAGCAGCAATTTTAAATGAGATAAATTATAGTCAAAATAAACACATTATTACTATTGAAGATCCAGTAGAATTTATTCATACTAGTAAAAACTCACTATTTTCGCATAGAAATGTTGGAAGCGATACAAGCTCATTTTCACGAGCGTTAAAATATGCTCTTAGAGAGGACCCAGATGTTATTTTAGTTGGTGAAATGAGGGATAAAGAGACTATGGCAATGACTATTGAAGCGGCTCAAACAGGGCATTTGGTCTTTGCAACACTACATACAAACTCAGCTGTAAGCTCTATAAATAGAATAATAGATAGTTTTGCTACAAGTGATCAAGCATATATTAAAAGCTCTTTAGCCTCGTCATTAATAGCTGTAATTTCTCAAAATTTACTTCCAAAAATTGGCGGAGGTAGGGTTGCGCTTTTTGAGATTATGCTAAACAATATCGCAATTTCAAATTTAATAAGAGAGGGGAAAATTCATCAAATCCTCTCTCAAATGCAACTTGGTAGCTCACAAAGTGGTATGAGAATTATGGCAAGCGAGATACAAAAAGCACTAAATGAAAATATAATAACAAAAGATATTGCGATGCAATTTAATGCGACAAATTTAAATTAA
- the gatC gene encoding Asp-tRNA(Asn)/Glu-tRNA(Gln) amidotransferase subunit GatC, with translation MQIDDKMLEKLEKLSALKIPDDKREEFKGQLSKIVDFVDVLNELNLDGIEATVSTVSGGTPLRDDEPRKSDVIDIILQNAPQKQGKNFEVPKIIE, from the coding sequence GTGCAAATTGATGATAAAATGCTTGAAAAATTAGAGAAATTAAGCGCACTAAAGATTCCGGATGATAAGCGTGAAGAGTTTAAGGGTCAACTTAGCAAGATTGTCGATTTTGTTGATGTTTTAAATGAGTTAAATTTAGATGGCATAGAAGCTACAGTAAGTACTGTAAGCGGTGGAACTCCACTTAGAGATGATGAACCACGCAAGAGTGATGTAATAGATATAATTTTACAAAATGCTCCACAAAAACAGGGCAAAAATTTTGAAGTTCCAAAAATTATCGAGTAG
- a CDS encoding YfgM family protein has product MAVKENIDYIKNEISSQEQLLESAIKSERFFKRNKKSIITAGIVIVIALVGYSISNALQEASKAEVNKAYNTLINHPDDSNAKEILISKNPSLYALFAIKTADLNSTTIIDEAINLEIDPLLKEILVNLKGQESAKILSNYNALIDGYELLKDGKTDAAKAEFAKIPLNSPLQQIAKNLEHYQGK; this is encoded by the coding sequence TTGGCAGTTAAAGAGAATATTGACTATATTAAAAATGAGATTAGCTCTCAAGAACAACTATTAGAAAGCGCTATAAAAAGTGAGAGATTTTTTAAACGCAATAAAAAGAGCATTATCACTGCAGGAATTGTTATAGTTATTGCGCTTGTTGGTTATAGCATATCAAATGCTTTACAAGAAGCTAGTAAAGCAGAAGTTAATAAAGCCTATAATACCTTAATAAATCACCCAGACGATAGTAATGCAAAAGAAATTTTAATATCTAAAAACCCATCTTTATATGCTCTTTTTGCAATTAAAACAGCTGATTTAAACTCAACTACAATTATAGATGAGGCGATCAATTTAGAGATCGATCCGCTTTTAAAAGAAATTTTAGTAAATTTAAAAGGCCAAGAATCGGCTAAAATTTTATCAAATTATAATGCTTTAATCGATGGTTATGAACTATTAAAAGATGGCAAAACCGATGCTGCAAAGGCTGAATTTGCAAAAATTCCTCTTAATTCACCACTTCAACAAATTGCTAAAAATTTAGAGCATTATCAAGGAAAATAG
- a CDS encoding L-seryl-tRNA selenium transferase has protein sequence MNYKAYILLSLTLFILVGCYTKREYYKPESVSSNIEFTGSLSSAIQQTSKYGAVLKNGSVLLKSGKIIELNLLKDDNFLGEYQDKLLVANIDGSFKVLVDSDEYYTNKFNTRIVSASINDNHLAALSADNTIYLIDMISDTILLEYNIGIAYAIDAKMANPIFLNSIIVYPTLDGKIMIVDRANGRILRDAVVSSEPFFNNIIFLDLLGDKMFAASATKFMAIDPNGVKYYDGQIKDVLIYSGKIYIFLKDGVVEILDLELNKIGSQNFKFAIFAGAIPQDDKLYIFEKTGYMFITDLNLQNTQVIELDSEISKKSFTGADAFYYDNEILKLK, from the coding sequence ATGAATTACAAAGCTTATATTCTATTATCTTTAACACTTTTTATACTTGTTGGTTGTTATACTAAAAGAGAGTATTATAAACCTGAGAGTGTATCTAGTAATATAGAATTTACTGGCTCATTAAGCTCAGCCATTCAACAAACTAGCAAATATGGTGCTGTATTAAAAAATGGTAGTGTGCTGCTAAAAAGTGGAAAGATTATAGAGCTAAATTTGCTTAAAGATGATAACTTTTTAGGAGAGTATCAAGATAAGCTTTTAGTTGCTAATATTGATGGCTCATTTAAAGTATTAGTTGACAGTGATGAGTATTACACAAATAAATTTAACACTCGCATAGTCTCAGCCTCTATAAATGATAATCATCTAGCTGCTCTAAGTGCTGATAACACTATATACCTTATTGATATGATTAGTGATACAATTCTTTTGGAGTATAATATCGGTATAGCCTATGCAATTGATGCAAAGATGGCAAATCCAATATTTCTAAACTCAATTATAGTATATCCAACACTTGATGGTAAGATTATGATTGTTGATAGAGCTAATGGAAGAATTTTACGTGATGCAGTTGTTAGTAGTGAGCCGTTTTTTAATAATATTATATTTCTTGATTTGCTAGGCGATAAAATGTTTGCAGCGAGTGCTACAAAATTTATGGCAATTGACCCTAATGGTGTTAAATATTATGATGGCCAAATAAAAGATGTTTTAATTTACTCTGGTAAAATTTATATTTTCTTAAAAGATGGAGTGGTAGAGATTTTGGATTTGGAGCTAAATAAAATTGGCAGTCAAAACTTTAAATTTGCCATATTTGCAGGTGCAATTCCACAAGATGATAAGCTATATATCTTTGAAAAAACCGGATATATGTTTATAACAGATCTAAATTTACAAAATACTCAAGTAATTGAGCTAGACTCAGAAATTAGCAAAAAAAGCTTCACAGGTGCGGACGCTTTCTACTATGATAATGAGATATTAAAATTAAAATAA
- a CDS encoding type III pantothenate kinase: MILCDIGNTNASFFDGRRVWNLTIDEFMAYEPTEKIYYINVNDKAEQKLLNHLFIDISSYIKLNSTYIGLGIDRAAVCYAINNGLIVDAGSAITLDLMANGCHIGGFIIPGISTTLKSLQNISPRLNLPLNTNIDLDCLPQRTQDAISYGIIKPIVSLISDFSSQKTIYFTGGDGEFLSKFFSQAIYDRMLIFRGMQRAINENKEILC; encoded by the coding sequence ATGATTTTATGTGATATTGGAAATACAAATGCCTCATTTTTTGATGGTAGAAGAGTTTGGAATTTAACCATTGATGAATTTATGGCTTATGAGCCAACAGAAAAAATTTACTACATTAATGTAAATGATAAAGCTGAACAAAAACTTTTAAACCATTTATTTATCGATATTTCATCATATATTAAGTTAAATAGCACATATATTGGTTTAGGCATTGATAGGGCTGCTGTATGCTATGCTATAAATAATGGCCTAATTGTAGATGCTGGAAGCGCTATAACTCTTGATTTAATGGCAAATGGTTGTCATATTGGTGGTTTTATAATTCCTGGGATATCTACAACACTTAAAAGTTTGCAAAATATCTCACCACGACTAAATTTGCCACTAAATACAAATATAGATCTAGATTGCCTACCACAACGCACACAAGATGCTATCAGCTATGGAATAATCAAACCAATTGTAAGTTTAATTAGCGATTTTTCAAGCCAAAAAACGATATATTTTACTGGCGGAGATGGGGAGTTTTTGTCTAAGTTTTTCTCTCAAGCTATCTATGATAGAATGCTAATATTTCGTGGTATGCAAAGAGCGATAAATGAAAATAAGGAGATTTTATGCTAA
- the hisG gene encoding ATP phosphoribosyltransferase → MLSVALPKGRIAEQTLEIFSKIFGSEFKFEDRKLIMTKGEFKFLMVRNQDIPTYITEGAADIGVVGLDVLEEHRCDVLRLLDLGLGRCKVCIGIKENQRLDYSKPELKIATKMPNITKNYFDQKGIAVKIIKLYGSIELAPLVGLSDAIVDIVETGTTMRQNGLKVAEEIMTSSAHLIANKNSFITKRDEILSLYHQINSIIQN, encoded by the coding sequence ATGCTAAGTGTAGCATTACCAAAGGGTAGAATTGCTGAGCAGACTTTAGAAATTTTTAGCAAAATTTTTGGAAGTGAGTTTAAATTTGAAGATAGAAAACTCATTATGACAAAGGGTGAATTTAAATTTCTAATGGTGCGAAATCAAGATATCCCAACTTATATCACCGAAGGTGCTGCAGATATCGGTGTAGTCGGACTTGATGTATTAGAAGAGCATAGATGCGATGTGCTTAGATTGCTTGATCTTGGACTTGGGCGATGCAAGGTTTGCATTGGTATTAAAGAAAACCAAAGACTAGACTATAGCAAACCAGAGCTAAAAATTGCTACAAAAATGCCAAATATTACCAAAAATTATTTTGACCAAAAAGGGATTGCAGTTAAGATTATTAAACTTTATGGTTCTATTGAGCTAGCTCCACTTGTTGGACTTAGCGATGCTATTGTGGATATTGTTGAAACTGGCACTACAATGAGACAAAATGGCCTAAAAGTAGCCGAAGAAATAATGACTAGTAGCGCTCATTTGATTGCTAATAAAAATAGTTTTATAACTAAACGTGATGAAATTTTATCACTTTATCATCAGATAAATAGTATAATCCAAAACTAA
- a CDS encoding metallophosphoesterase, whose protein sequence is MSPYIFIPLSTLIFLGINLYTYKRLKQNLILVKFKWSLRVVFGLIFLFEVAYFISIKSSPLPSLIYQISIICIGVSFMLFCTILPFHIALLFISKLSKNSQKIAKFIIDICVIFGFFMYIIVGAYNANFNTIITTKEIKIKNLKTPLNLAIITDVHIGQFYQKDFMASLVDRINLLRPDALLIVGDLVDLKSDELKDFLEPLKGVQSKFGTFMVVGNHEYYHGLSGLLNKFKELGIKVLENENLNIGGVNLAGVYDITGFKMGEFVPDFVNVFNGINPNLPTILLTHQPRSLKYLKRDVDLVICGHTHGGQIFPFSFLVWLNQKYVYGLYNINNNMQLYVSSGAGLWGPPFRVGSNSEIVYLKLLGD, encoded by the coding sequence ATGAGTCCATATATTTTTATTCCACTATCTACGCTGATTTTTTTGGGAATAAATTTATATACTTATAAACGTCTTAAACAAAACTTGATATTGGTCAAATTTAAATGGAGTTTACGAGTAGTTTTTGGGTTAATATTTTTATTTGAAGTAGCCTATTTTATATCTATTAAAAGCTCTCCACTACCATCGCTAATCTATCAAATTTCTATCATCTGTATTGGCGTGAGCTTTATGCTTTTTTGTACCATTTTACCATTTCATATTGCACTACTTTTTATTAGTAAACTTAGTAAAAATTCTCAAAAAATTGCCAAATTTATAATAGATATCTGTGTAATTTTTGGCTTTTTTATGTATATTATAGTAGGTGCTTATAATGCTAATTTTAACACTATTATTACTACCAAAGAAATAAAGATTAAAAATCTTAAAACTCCGCTAAATTTAGCCATAATTACTGATGTGCATATCGGACAATTTTATCAAAAAGATTTTATGGCCAGCCTTGTTGATAGGATAAATTTACTCCGTCCAGATGCTTTACTAATCGTAGGCGATTTGGTTGATTTAAAAAGCGATGAGTTAAAAGACTTTCTTGAACCACTCAAAGGTGTTCAGAGCAAATTTGGTACTTTTATGGTTGTTGGAAATCACGAATATTATCATGGCCTTAGTGGGTTATTGAATAAATTTAAAGAGCTTGGAATTAAGGTTTTAGAAAATGAAAATCTTAATATTGGTGGAGTAAATTTAGCTGGTGTTTATGATATTACAGGCTTTAAAATGGGTGAGTTTGTTCCTGATTTTGTCAATGTATTTAATGGCATTAATCCAAATTTACCTACAATTTTGCTTACTCATCAGCCTCGTTCACTCAAATATTTAAAACGTGATGTAGATCTAGTTATTTGCGGACATACGCATGGTGGGCAGATTTTTCCATTTTCGTTCCTAGTATGGCTAAATCAAAAATATGTCTATGGGTTATATAATATCAATAATAATATGCAATTATATGTTAGCAGTGGTGCTGGGCTTTGGGGGCCACCTTTTAGAGTTGGATCAAATAGTGAAATAGTATATTTAAAGCTTTTAGGAGATTAA
- a CDS encoding phosphatidylserine decarboxylase has protein sequence MDYNKFSNYFGLIAHYKFPKLLQNAINNWYVKKFQIDMSEFNPISSYDSLNALFTRELNSPRALGDGFVSPSDGLCLECQKGDNLKAYSIKSKSYSIDELLGKSLEKGELDGEFDYLNIYLSPRDYHHYHAPCDMEIISLNYTPGTLFSVARSALLKHDNLYARNERVVLKARLANDKLIWMVFVGALNVGKMKFDFEPRVSTNSNLSPAFYNYNNLSLKKGEHIGNFELGSTIVIISQNGAINYQIKRDMTLKQAQSIAQIIG, from the coding sequence ATGGATTATAATAAATTTTCAAACTACTTTGGCCTGATAGCGCACTATAAATTCCCAAAATTACTTCAAAATGCTATAAATAATTGGTATGTTAAAAAATTTCAAATAGATATGAGTGAGTTTAATCCCATTAGTAGCTATGATAGCTTAAACGCCCTATTTACAAGAGAGTTAAACTCTCCAAGAGCACTTGGTGATGGATTTGTTTCACCAAGTGATGGATTGTGCTTGGAGTGCCAAAAAGGTGATAATCTAAAAGCTTATAGCATCAAATCCAAAAGCTATAGCATAGATGAGTTACTAGGCAAATCTCTTGAAAAAGGCGAGTTAGATGGTGAGTTTGACTATCTAAATATCTATCTATCGCCACGAGATTACCATCACTATCACGCACCTTGCGATATGGAAATTATAAGTCTAAACTACACACCTGGAACGCTTTTTAGCGTAGCTAGAAGCGCCCTTTTAAAGCATGATAATCTATACGCTAGAAATGAAAGAGTGGTATTAAAAGCAAGATTAGCTAATGATAAATTAATCTGGATGGTATTTGTAGGCGCTTTAAATGTAGGAAAGATGAAATTTGATTTTGAACCAAGAGTTAGCACCAATTCAAATTTATCTCCCGCTTTTTATAATTACAATAATTTAAGCTTAAAAAAAGGCGAACATATAGGCAATTTTGAGCTAGGCTCAACCATTGTTATAATCAGTCAAAATGGTGCTATAAACTACCAAATAAAAAGAGATATGACTCTAAAACAAGCCCAAAGCATAGCCCAAATAATAGGCTAA
- a CDS encoding M48 family metallopeptidase, with protein sequence MKKFILIFALIFFVGCMQNTTNVGRSEVDRTQLMLISSDEINEASAKAYGEVIQKAKASNTLNKDPKLTNRVKNISNRLIAKTSYFRQDSTKWNWEINVITSDTINAWCMAGGKIAVYTGIIEKLNLNDDEIAFILAHEIAHALREHVREQQSQEMIKSGLINVASVFGVDNTILGVANLAANVGISLPFSRSHENESDEIGLELAYMAGFNPDGAASLWTKMQEHSGDGGLEFLSTHPSHENRIKNLQALAAKLKASS encoded by the coding sequence TGCAAAATACCACAAATGTAGGCCGCTCAGAAGTTGATAGAACGCAGCTAATGCTGATATCTAGCGATGAGATAAATGAAGCATCTGCTAAAGCTTATGGCGAGGTGATACAAAAAGCAAAAGCGTCAAATACTCTAAATAAAGACCCAAAACTTACAAATAGGGTTAAAAATATCTCAAATAGATTAATTGCTAAAACTTCATATTTTAGACAAGATAGCACAAAGTGGAATTGGGAGATAAATGTAATTACGAGTGATACTATCAATGCGTGGTGTATGGCTGGTGGCAAGATAGCTGTATATACAGGGATTATAGAGAAGTTGAATTTAAATGATGATGAGATAGCATTTATCCTAGCTCACGAGATTGCTCACGCCTTAAGAGAGCATGTAAGAGAGCAACAAAGCCAAGAGATGATAAAGAGTGGATTAATCAATGTAGCTTCGGTTTTTGGGGTGGATAATACTATTTTAGGAGTTGCGAATTTGGCTGCTAATGTGGGGATATCTCTGCCTTTTAGCCGTTCGCACGAAAATGAGAGCGATGAAATAGGGCTAGAGCTTGCGTATATGGCGGGATTTAACCCAGATGGTGCAGCGTCGTTATGGACGAAGATGCAAGAGCATTCAGGTGATGGTGGATTGGAGTTTTTAAGCACTCACCCAAGTCATGAAAATAGGATAAAAAATTTACAAGCCCTAGCAGCTAAGCTAAAAGCTAGTAGTTGA